TGCTGACCCTTTCCGTGCTCGTTCTCGATCAAGCCACCAAGGCGATGGTGGTCTCGCGCATGACGCTCTACTCGTCCACGCCGGTCGTCCCCGGGCTCTTTCACCTCACGCTCGTGACCAACCGCGGGGCGCTGTTCGGCCTGTTCCACGATCTTCCGGACCCCTACCGCAGCACCCTGTTCACCGCCGTGCCGCTCCTCGCCGTGGCCTTGATGCTCGTGTTCCAGTACCGCACGACGGTCCACGACTTCGCCACCCAGTCCGGGCTGGCGCTCATCCTGGGCGGGGCTCTGGGGAACCTGGTGGATCGGATCCGGCTCGGGTACGTCGTGGACTTCCTGGACGTCTTCGTGGGCGAGCACCACTGGCCGGCCTTCAACGTGGCGGACTCGTGCATCTGCATCGGCGTCGCCTGTCTCGTGATCGACCTGCTGGCGCGTGGCTGGAACCGCCAGGCCGCGCTTCCCCCGGGAGCCTGACATGTATCCCGTCCTGTTCCAGCTGGACCTCGGCCGCTTCGGTCAGTTCACGGTCGGGACGTACGGCCTGTTCTACGCCCTCGGGTTCCTTCTGGCGCTGCGCCTGGGGGTGGCGCTGGCCCGCCGCGAGGGGATCGACAGCGCCCGCATCATCGATCTGGGGATCGTGGCGCTTCTGGCCGGCTTCGTGGGCGCCAAGGCGACGCTGTACCTGATCGACGCGCGCTACTATTACGAGCACCCCGCGGAGATCCTGCGGAACCTGCGATCGGCCGGCGTGTTCTACGGCGGCTTCGCGCTCGCGGCCGCGGCCGGGGTCGCCTATGTCCGCCGCCATCGCCTGCCCATCGGCAAGATGGCCGACCTCGCCGCGCCGCCGCTGGCGCTTGGCCAGGCGATCGGCCGGATCGGCTGCTTCGCGGCCGGCTGCTGCTACGGACGGGCCTGCGACCTGCCCTGGGCCGTGACGTTCACCAAGCCGGCCGCCTACCAGCTCACCGGAGTGCCGCTGGGCGTGGCGCTCCACCCGACCCAGATCTACCATGCCCTCGCCGACCTGCTGATTCTCGCCGTCACGCTCCGCCTGCTGAAGCGCCGTCACCCCCCCGGACAGGTCTTCTGGGTCTACGTGCTGCTCTATGCGGTGCTCCGCTTCCTGGTCGAGACCGTGCGGGGCGATGCCGCCCGCGGTGTCTTCCTCGGGGGCGCCCTGTCCACCTCGCAGATCATCGCGGTGCCGGCGGCGCTCGTCGCCGTCGTGATGCTGGTCCGGCTCCGCCGGACCGCAGGCGGCTCCCCCGCGCGCACAGGCGCCTAGGCCATGCCTCCCCGCACCCGGGCGCGCGCCGGCAGGCGGCACCTGACGCTCGATCTGCCGGCCGAATCCCGCGGCCAGAGGCTCGATCGGACGCTGGCCGAGCGGCTGCCGGGGGAAAGCCGCGCCGCTCTGCAGCGGCTCATGCGGGGGGGACGCGTCCTGGTGGCCGGCCGGCCGGCGCGCCCCTCGGACAGGGTGCGCGGCGGCGAGCGGGTGGAGATCGACCGCCCCGCCCCCGTGCCGTCCGCGCTCGCGGCGGAGGACCTGCCTCTGACCATCCTGCACGAGGATGCCGACCTACTGGTTCTCGACAAGCCCCCCGGCCAGACGGTTCATCCCGG
Above is a genomic segment from Candidatus Polarisedimenticolia bacterium containing:
- the lspA gene encoding signal peptidase II, whose translation is MSRDTLVRLAYTLLTLSVLVLDQATKAMVVSRMTLYSSTPVVPGLFHLTLVTNRGALFGLFHDLPDPYRSTLFTAVPLLAVALMLVFQYRTTVHDFATQSGLALILGGALGNLVDRIRLGYVVDFLDVFVGEHHWPAFNVADSCICIGVACLVIDLLARGWNRQAALPPGA
- the lgt gene encoding prolipoprotein diacylglyceryl transferase; the encoded protein is MYPVLFQLDLGRFGQFTVGTYGLFYALGFLLALRLGVALARREGIDSARIIDLGIVALLAGFVGAKATLYLIDARYYYEHPAEILRNLRSAGVFYGGFALAAAAGVAYVRRHRLPIGKMADLAAPPLALGQAIGRIGCFAAGCCYGRACDLPWAVTFTKPAAYQLTGVPLGVALHPTQIYHALADLLILAVTLRLLKRRHPPGQVFWVYVLLYAVLRFLVETVRGDAARGVFLGGALSTSQIIAVPAALVAVVMLVRLRRTAGGSPARTGA